TTTGTCTTCAGCTGTAAGAACAGCCTCCTGAAATCTGTATAAACTACAATGATTCAGTGCTTTAGTCTTGATGACTGCAGCGTAACAGTACGGTCTCAATTAAGAACCTGCTGAAGACTCACTCAGTCTCCTGATCTTCACTTCTGAGTTTTCTATATGCTTAATTGGATATTGGTCATATTTTTGGCTAAATGAAGAAACTGAACAGGCACCGCTTTAATCAGTGAACCATATATTCCATTCagcaaaaattatattaaaaactaaattccTCATATAAAAGAACATTAAATCAGAGAGATCAAGCACAGActataattattacatttggatttatttttctgtctgttAATTATTCTGATCTTAAACAGGACAAAGTGTTCAAACACAGAAAAACTCCTGGTGAATCGACTTAGATTCACGTGACACACTATTATAAAGATGGTGTtcattaaagaggagagtgaagattgaagaaacattcagagtcaaacatgaagatactgaggaacaaataGGTTGGTTTTCATTCTCAAAGCTGAACTCACTCATTTGATCTTTATTAAAATGTCCAGCTCTACAGAAATAAAGATCTAAAATTAATACATACATAGCCTAAACAAAACCATTATATTGTGTAACATTAAACTCAGTATCTActtttgaggggaaaaaaattaaaacaatcagCACCACAGTGGAAAATGAAACCGTATCTATGCTGACTGGCCCAGATCGGCACGGAATGGAACGGTTAAGCAAAGAGAAGATTTTGGCCCAATAAGCAGCtaaagatgctgcatacatgcagcatgagcagtttttaatctaaattagattttatcatttcaaaatttcaatCAAAAACGGAAtctgacttcagttttgtgaaactatgcATAAATATCtgtagaaaacaaaaacagcagacgggctgaatgagacgcaaattcactctctgacagtagGTGGTGCTTATGGAACAGCAGCAACATAATATGAGGCGCCACTTaggatttaaatcaaacttcgCTTATCAATACATGCATACAACACGTGCATATACACCTACAacaacacacgcacatacatataaactcgcTGCACGCAGACACACCTATACATACTCACAAatccatgcatatacacctataaacACTCGAACATAAATATAAACTCGATGCCCGCATATACATCCGTGAAACACTCGCgcatacatacaaaataaaattcactaACGTATACAATTCAGATAAGAAAGACGTATGCTTTAGTCgtgcattcatatatatatgcaaGTGATTTCATATGTGGATGTGCGTGAACTTTTCAGTGCAAACGGAAGGCATTTCAGTGTAAAAGGAAGTCTTCAAATTATGTCTTCTTCATGCCGATCGACATGAATTTCAGAGTGACCTTAATAGCTGTGACGTTTGTTAGTGCTTTATTTGCCTGTGCAAGTTGCAATGAAGACGATACAGTCGATTTCTTTAATACCGCATTACAGTGCCTAACGCGTATACAGCAAGAGCCGAGAGACACACTTTATCGAGATTTAGATAACCTCGTAACGAGCCACGGACAAAAGACTATTCTCGAGACCTGCTGGAGCTAGACTAGGAGCAGTCCCACCACCTACATCTATCACAGGCCACAGAGGTCGTCCGAGATATGACATTTCGCATGAGCAGCTGTGCCATTTTCTGCGGCTTGGGTTTAACTGGCAGGGAATCGCATCCTTATTAAGAATAGACCGCCGCACGTTGTTCCAGCACAGGCAGCGTCTTGGAATCAGACCGTTGGAGTTTGCAGAACTGTCTAACTATGAGTTGAACACACTTGTCAGACAGATTTTGCAAAGAACCCCAAATGCAGGCGAGACTTATATTCTGGGCAGTCTTCGGTCTCGCTCCATCCGCATCCAGCGTTGGAGGATGAGACAAAGTTTACATGAGATAGATCCTATTGGAAGGTCACTCAggcgtttatttatttacgaaGAATTTATTCTGTGCAGACTCCTAACCAACTCTGGTATGTCCAGCAGTTATTTGACAACTTCATTAAATTATCCCTTAAAATGAACTAATGTTAAagaatttatgaaaaaaatatatatatattttttcaatgtaTTTACGTTATAATATAAATCATCCTGGAAAAATCATGTAAGCAACACTCTAAAGTAAACGATGGTTAATTTTCCTATTCCACATGATTATAAAACAATTAGAACAGTACAATTAAAcactaatataaaatataaatataagctACTAATGAATTATCTCTCTTAACAGGCATATAGACGGAAACCATAAACTGGTCAGATGGAGGCTGGTTTTCCACGGGTGTGTTGATGGATATAGCTGCACCATTATTTATCTCCACTGTCTGAACAATAATAGAGCATTAAGTGTTCTGTCTTTGTTCCAAGAAGGGGTTCAAAACTTTGGATTACCAACAAGGGTTAGATGGTATCGGATCCAGAGCGCAGTTAGGAAATTTAGGGACATGTGGAATAATCATGGACTTTCAACTGAAAGAGGACAAACCCCTCGGCAGTTATGGCACAGGGGTATTGTTAGTCATATTGGAATCAACAACACAGCTGGTGTTTTGGACAATGATgaacattttgacattaatgAAAACAGACCAGATCCTGAACTACAGACCAGGAATAATATAATAGTTCCTGAAAACATTTTCAGTCCAAATGACACTACCATGGAAAACATTCGGGAAACATTTAACCCATTACAAAATGACGGAAATCATGGAATTGATCTGTTTTTGGCACTTGTACAATTATTGGGAAGACAACAGGCTAGAACACAGTAAAAGTGCTTTATTGCGATTGTTCTGAATTAGAACTCATAAACAAGTGTTGACAAATGTTGCATTAAGGCAATGCTTGTAAAAACTGCAACGGTTGAAAACTGTTAAATTCTACAGTTAAGGCTTAAACAAGTACTGTTTGATTCTAATATTgctgaaaattatttaataaagtgttgTCATTAGACTAAAACAAATGTACAAAAGATTCATCCAATGTACAGTGTATATTTCTGAAGTCCTAACAAACCTTTCAAATGGTCCACGAACACGATTCACCACCTGAAACATCAGTAAGTCTTCAACCAGCCTGTCCCTGTCGGCAATGCTTCTTAATGGCCTAAGACAACCTGCGTTGGCAAGGTAGTCCATAATGGGCTCAGTTGAGTGTTGTAGCTCTTCAAGAGTTGTGGCTTCAGAAACCTGTATGTGAGCAAATGGCATGtgcatttcaaatttaagtTAGAAATATTTCAGAGAAAGTTTTCTATAAACAATATTGTTATACTAAGCTATGGCTTTTATAATGGAacacatttttaagtaaatctGAGAAAGCATGATGGTATAAGTAAATGAAACGTTTATACTGCAGTTTTAAGCAAAcctttttgattttattataaaGCTCGCAGTCAGCTATATCGTCCAAGACAGGTATGCACATGTCTGGCCCCTGAACTAAACTGTCAAATAGGGTCTTAGAGAAACAACCTGGTGCAGGTCCTCCATGTACAAGGCTGACTGCAACTGCTCTCCCTGCTATGAAATACCTGTCCTCCCTGATTGCTGACATAAAATTAGAGAACATGTCAATACAACAGCCTTCACAGATCCTTAAAATCACAATTATGCAATGTAGAAGAAAGGTTCTCAAATCTGTACAACAAACAgcacaaatataatgtatacCTTGGGAATCAAGAGCCAAGTTGAGACTGTCCTCTTTTCCCTCAAACATTGATGACTGCATTAGTGCCACCAGGAGTAGCCGTAAAAATTCTCGCCTTGGACCACCCAGATCAATATCGTCTTCATACTTTCCTTTATCATCAGAAAACCTGATCACCATTCTGTTATTTGGATTGTATGACAGTCTTGTAAATCCCCGTACAGCACCATCCAGCACAGATGCACAGTTGATATTAAACTTGCAGGTTTGATtggagtttatttttgttgcaaGTTCTTCCAATATTTGCTTGATGGGGATTTCCACAACAGGGGGGCTTCTGAAGAAGTAcaggttttattatttaaaattcattacaatacaaaaacatatCAAATAATATCAATATATCACAAGTTACACAAAAGGGCTGCATGGTAGGGAATGTGTATTCCAATCACTATTGAATCAGACTGATTGAAAAAAGGTGCAAACTCTGCAGGTACTTAGTGAGTTGTCATGTTTTTCCATAGACTGATAAaactatttgtagttaaagttttttttttttatcaaattctacaattatataaattttgtaGTTTTAGAAGAGAATAACATTGTTAAGTGAAGTTACAATGACTGAATCCTCTGTTTAGTAACAATGTAACTACTGGAATGAATCAAAAAACAAGGTGTAACcaacatttatggtaagaagtatcaaaaaaattcaataattgaGAATCCTATCACAACTGAACTGAAATATCAATAATAAAGGAAAATACACCTAAAGGAAATGGTGTACTTTGTAGTGTAATGGTTTTATTCATGTCCACAATTTTGACAattaaaatttagattttaaattagaattagACTGAATAACTGAATAATACTCACGTCTGGTCCTCAATGCTTGCCATTATGGCACAGCAAAGATCTTCATCCTCTTCCTCATCTTCAGACGCTGCCCGAATAAGGGAAAGGTAGGTATTATAATCACCATCCAGGAAGTAGATCTGAAGGACTGGTCATTGTGCCATTGTGAGTTATGTCTTGTGCAAGGCTGGCCACTGGCGGAGGACTGCGCACCGATGGAACTGGCAGAGAATTGAGCTCTTGTGGGGGACTGAACTCTGGTGGAGGACTGAGCACCGATGGAACTGGCGGAGGACTGAGCACCAATGGAACTGGCGGAGAATTGAGCTCTTGTAGGGGATTGAACTCTGGTGGAGGACTGAGCACCAATGGAACTGGTGGAGAATTGAACTCTGGTGGAGGACTGCGCAACGATGGAACTGGCAGAGAATTCAGCTCTTGTGGGGGACTGAACTCTGGCGGAGGACTGAGCACCAATGGAACTGGTGGAGGACTGAGCACCAATGGAACTGGCGGAGAATTCAGCTCTTGTGGGGGACTGAACTCTGGTGGAGGACTGAAAAGTAATGCTGTGAACTGAAAACTAAGAAGAAATTAAGTAAATGTACATTAGACAAAGACCAAAAGTGCTAGATAAGAATTGAACCAAGTCAAAGAAGGCACTCACCGAGTTTTGTGTGGAAGACTGGTCATTCAAGTCAATGGTCACATTCTCTTCAGAAGCAGGACCTGATGACTGGTAGACCCCTTCAACAGGCATGTCAACCTCAAAGCAGCTGTCATCAGAGCTGTCGGTTTCAGCCTTGGAAAATAATACAGCACAGATGAGATCTCTTGTTTAGCAATGTATTTTGCATAGTTTGTAGTATTGTTGCCACTTCACAAGAAGCTTTCAACAGTGACtacaaatgtgaaaatgaattaaaaaaacagaaagcTAAAAGTAAATTATCAAGTATAAACAAGTTAACATTGCATAACATACATTTAGACActacagttgtgctcataagtttacataccccttgcagaatGCGCAAATTGTTAATAATTGAAACAAAACAAGAGGGATCatgaaaattgttattttttatagttattttttatttagtactgtcctgaataagccATTTCACATAtcatataaactcctacccCTAACTGTATCTCGATTTGTTTAGCATCTCAACTGATTTGAATAGTCACACATTTAAATCGATTTTCGGCTCGCAGTGCATCATTACACCCCAAATATTAACCATACAAACTAGTGTTAGTTTTGTCAggtattattacattttttcttagtCTTTGTCAAATGTCTTTTGTGGTTTTTACATCATATGTAGTCATCCTATcctgttttttctttattgttttttcAAGTTTTAGTTGATTATAAGTCTGGGAATTTTAGTGTAGTTTTAGCCAGTGAACATCAAAAACAGTTAAACATAATGGTTAAACTGATAATTATTTTGCTCAAAATTGTAATTGTGATTATTGATCAAGATTGTTGTCATTTGAGATTTCTTTTTATATCAGAATTattgtacttaataaaaaagaGTGGCGActgcaacaacaacagacacagaTTGTCGCGCACTTGTGCGAGAGGGTACAAGATAGCCCAGCTTTAGTTTGGTTTAAGATTTTttacggagtgtctatttacactaagtgcaaatagcccgccttgttggcagagactacaggtgcatctcaataaattagaatgtcgtggaaaagttcatttatttcagtaattcaactcaaattgtgaaactcgtgtattaaataaattcagtgcacacagactgaagtagtttaagtctttagttcttttaattgtgatgattttggctacatttaacaaaaacccaccaatctcaacaaattagaatacttcataagaccaataaaaaaaaaacatttttagtgaattgttggccttctggaaagtatgttcatttactgtatatgtactcaatacttggtaggggctccttttgctttaattactgcctcaattcggcttggcatggaggtgatcagtttgtggcactggtGAGgcggtatggaagcccaggtttttttgacagtggccttcagctcatctgcattttttggtctcttgtttctcattttcctcttgacaataccccatagattctctatggggttcaggtctggtgagtttgctggccagtcaagcacacaaacaccatggtcatttaaccaacttttggtgcttttggcagtgtgggcaggtgccaaatcctgctggaaaatgaaatcagcatctttaaaaagctggtcagcagaaggaagcatgaagtgctccaaaatttattGGTAAACTGTAGCcactgtgtgtggtggctcttgatgccttgaccccagcctcagtcttgaatcgattttgcttgacaatcctcataagactgcggttctctcggttggttgtgcatctttttctctttttcttccacactttttccttccactcaactttctgttaacatgcttggatacagcactctgtgaacagccagcttctttggcaatgaatgtttgtggcttaccctccttgtgaagggtgtcaatgattaggcttgtttgagatgcgccgcGCCTCGCCttgcctgaaatgtaggcgagagcaggtggctgcagtgaggggaggagtgaaataagcgcagtcaagacagacagttcagagctctcgaagtggaacGAGACCAAatgagatcaaaggcagatatcgcgttattctcaatcatatgctgtgctgctgataaacatgatataatttcagttctgttgcttttatatgaatataaatatgatgaacaagacactcaaagtgcttgctatttaattccatacgaaaggcatatttatcctccatttttattttaattcaaacatgtattttagatttttatagaaaatatgacaacaatcacatctcacacagagatcgcactatagtgtttgggaatattcatgcacaatttaaatacataatagcatgaaatcagatttaaaaaaataaaacattttagaagagaaggcagcatcacggttgtctgaaccaatgagcattaagctgtgtcatcagtcagtcgtttcccatcatgctttgatcagcgcagtcggtggagagcaactgcgcgcgactgctcaatccgacacagccgcctcgccgccgcgagagttttttggcacacgtcagcatgacatcagagcaaggcggacgtaactcggacacttttctaaccggcatgcatctcgcggtgatcagttctgcgcagattttgctcgtctcaaacaagcctattgtcttctggacaactgtcagatcagcagtcttctccatgattgtgtagccttgtgaaccaaactgagagaccattttgaaggctcaggaaacctttgattaaaaaccttgattagctgtttggcatgtcaccatattataatttgttgagatagtgaattggtgggtttttgttaaatgtgagccaaaatcatcacaattaaaagaaccaaagacttaaactacttcagtctgtgtgcactgaatttatttaatacacgagtttcacaatttgagttgaattactgaaataaatgaacttttccacgacattctaatttattgagatgcacctgtatttacactaactccacccaccaacgtgtgattgggatagtcaacactgaaaaaagacGCTCGTTGAACATAAGTTTCAGTGGCATAGATGGTAAGATGCATGCTTTGTAAAGTGATTGACCTGAGTTCGAACCCACCTTTTGCCAAACttgttttctcccttttcaaatctcatattgcatcggaaaagcatttattttcaataaaaattaaggaaataatcaaaaagttgaaaataaactatcgggtaaggttagggtaggtgtagggagggctttattgtcccaataacgtggcatccatttaatcatttgatttaaaatgatacatttacactacgttattattgcatactgttttataatgtactacaatactgaggtgcagataattgccactatttgcaataagtgttaaaatagcaagattttctgctatttatactagtgtaaatagaatctaattgctatttacacttgcaaatattagcaaaaatttacagtgcaaatagccgctgcctattttttttttttatcccagtGCAGGAACGAGGAACAAGGCCAAGAAGAGAGAGCTTCTAGGATAAGACTACACAAAAACCAACAATCTGACAACACAGTGAAAGAAGCAAGGGAATTAAATAG
The sequence above is drawn from the Onychostoma macrolepis isolate SWU-2019 chromosome 04, ASM1243209v1, whole genome shotgun sequence genome and encodes:
- the LOC131539436 gene encoding G2/M phase-specific E3 ubiquitin-protein ligase-like isoform X3; protein product: MASIEDQTSPPVVEIPIKQILEELATKINSNQTCKFNINCASVLDGAVRGFTRLSYNPNNRMVIRFSDDKGKYEDDIDLGGPRREFLRLLLVALMQSSMFEGKEDSLNLALDSQAIREDRYFIAGRAVAVSLVHGGPAPGCFSKTLFDSLVQGPDMCIPVLDDIADCELYNKIKKVCLKLQYKRFIYLYHHAFSDLLKNVFHYKSHSLV
- the LOC131539436 gene encoding uncharacterized protein LOC131539436 isoform X2, with product MPVEGVYQSSGPASEENVTIDLNDQSSTQNSFSVHSITFQSSTRVQSPTRAEFSASSIGAQSSTSSIGAQSSARVQSPTRAEFSASSIVAQSSTRVQFSTSSIGAQSSTRVQSPTRAQFSASSIGAQSSASSIGAQSSTRVQSPTRAQFSASSIGAQSSASGQPCTRHNSQWHNDQSFRSTSWMVIIIPTFPLFGQRLKMRKRMKIFAVP